The following proteins are encoded in a genomic region of Thermococcus henrietii:
- the asnS gene encoding asparagine--tRNA ligase: MIDKVYCADVKPEMEGKRVKLAGWVYRKREVGKKVFIVLRDSSGIVQVVFSKELNEEAYREAKKLGIESSVIIEGTVKADPRAPTGAEVRADKLEVIQNVDFFPITKDASPEFLLDVRHLHLRSPKVASIMKVKATLVQAAREWLLQDGWYEVFPPILVTGAVEGGSTLFKLKYFDRYAYLSQSAQLYLEAAIFGLEKVWSLTPSFRAEKSRTRRHLTEFWHLELEAAWMDLWDIMKVEEELVSYMVQRALELRKSEIETFRKDLTTLKNAVPPFPRISYDEAIDILQSKGVEIEWGEDMGADEERVLTEEFEAPFFVYGYPKGIKAFYMKEDPEDPRKVLAADMLAPEGYGEIIGGSQREDDYDKLVQRILEEGMNPEDYQWYLDLRKYGSVPHSGFGLGLERLVAWVLKLDHVRWATLFPRTPSRLYP, from the coding sequence GTGATTGATAAGGTTTACTGTGCCGACGTTAAGCCCGAAATGGAAGGGAAGAGGGTTAAGCTCGCCGGATGGGTTTACAGGAAGAGGGAAGTCGGAAAGAAGGTCTTCATAGTGCTCAGGGACTCGAGCGGAATCGTTCAGGTGGTCTTCTCCAAGGAACTCAACGAAGAAGCCTACAGGGAGGCCAAGAAGCTTGGCATCGAGTCGAGCGTCATCATCGAGGGAACCGTCAAAGCTGACCCGCGCGCCCCAACCGGCGCCGAGGTTCGGGCCGACAAGCTCGAGGTAATCCAGAACGTTGACTTCTTCCCGATAACGAAGGACGCGAGCCCGGAGTTCCTGCTCGACGTCAGGCACCTGCACCTCCGCTCGCCCAAGGTCGCGAGCATAATGAAGGTGAAGGCCACGCTCGTTCAGGCCGCTCGTGAGTGGCTCCTTCAAGATGGATGGTACGAGGTTTTTCCGCCGATACTCGTCACCGGGGCGGTGGAGGGCGGCTCAACGCTCTTCAAGCTCAAGTACTTTGACCGCTACGCCTACCTGAGCCAGTCGGCCCAGCTCTACCTTGAGGCGGCAATATTTGGCCTCGAAAAGGTCTGGTCGCTCACGCCGAGCTTCAGGGCCGAGAAGAGCAGGACGAGGAGGCACCTCACCGAGTTCTGGCACCTCGAGCTTGAGGCCGCGTGGATGGACCTCTGGGACATCATGAAGGTCGAAGAGGAGCTGGTAAGCTACATGGTTCAGCGCGCGCTTGAGCTCAGGAAGAGCGAGATTGAGACCTTTAGAAAGGATTTGACCACGCTCAAGAACGCCGTTCCGCCGTTCCCGAGGATAAGCTACGACGAGGCCATAGACATACTCCAGAGCAAGGGCGTCGAGATAGAGTGGGGAGAGGACATGGGTGCCGACGAGGAGAGGGTTCTCACCGAGGAGTTCGAGGCCCCGTTCTTTGTTTACGGCTATCCAAAGGGCATCAAGGCCTTCTACATGAAGGAGGACCCGGAGGACCCGAGGAAGGTTCTCGCTGCGGACATGCTCGCGCCCGAAGGCTACGGCGAGATAATAGGCGGCTCCCAGCGTGAGGACGACTACGACAAGCTCGTGCAGAGAATCCTTGAGGAGGGAATGAACCCCGAGGACTACCAGTGGTACCTCGACCTCAGGAAGTACGGTTCCGTTCCGCACAGCGGCTTCGGTCTCGGCCTTGAGAGGCTCGTCGCGTGGGTCCTCAAGCTCGACCACGTCCGCTGGGCCACGCTCTTCCCGAGGACGCCGAGCAGGCTGTATCCGTGA
- the tgtA gene encoding tRNA guanosine(15) transglycosylase TgtA, with protein MEFRFEVKARDAAGRIGKLTVNGKSIETPAIMPVINPKQLIVTPKELREMGFGMVITNSYIIYKTPELREKALELGIHRLLDYDGIIEVDSGSFQLMRYGEVEVTNREIIEFQEKIGVDIGTFLDIPTSPDAPREKAEEDLRITLERAKEAESIKNIAMNAAVQGSTYPDLRTYAARELSKMNFEIHPIGAVVPLMESYRYRDLVDIVVASKLGLRPDRPVHLFGAGHPMIFALAVAMGVDLFDSASYALYAKDDRYLTPEGTKRLEELEYFPCSCPVCSRYTPQELREMPKEERTRLLAIHNLWVIREELNRVKQAIKEGELWRLVDERARSHPKLYSAYKRLLEYRDYLERNEPVTKASAFFKVSEEAMRWPIVYRAKTRAERIARKFPEKVKHPIFGEIPKYLSLSYPFAQSEGEEDFPIEKPRKGEARKYVMAVAEYQFGEGAGEAFRDAFVELSRKTGMPRQVKAKGKHLATFRAEDGLLTLGIEGAKRLHALLPFPRMRVVVNEDAEPFAKRGKNVFAKFVVDADPSIRPYDEVLVVNEKDELLATGQTLLNGEELKVFQSGLAVKVRRGVG; from the coding sequence ATGGAGTTCAGGTTCGAGGTTAAGGCGCGCGACGCGGCCGGAAGAATAGGAAAGCTCACCGTCAACGGCAAGAGCATCGAAACTCCCGCCATAATGCCCGTCATCAATCCAAAACAGCTCATCGTGACGCCGAAGGAGCTCAGGGAGATGGGCTTTGGAATGGTAATCACCAACTCCTACATCATCTACAAGACGCCGGAGCTGAGGGAGAAAGCGCTAGAGCTGGGCATTCACAGGCTCCTCGACTACGACGGGATAATCGAGGTTGACTCAGGCTCCTTCCAGCTCATGCGCTACGGCGAGGTTGAGGTTACCAACCGGGAGATAATCGAGTTCCAGGAGAAAATCGGCGTCGATATAGGCACTTTCCTCGACATTCCAACCTCTCCCGACGCGCCGAGGGAGAAGGCCGAGGAGGACCTCAGGATAACCCTCGAGCGGGCGAAGGAAGCCGAGAGCATAAAGAACATTGCCATGAACGCGGCGGTTCAGGGTTCAACTTATCCGGACTTAAGAACCTACGCCGCGCGGGAGCTCAGCAAGATGAACTTCGAGATACATCCGATTGGTGCGGTCGTTCCTCTCATGGAGAGCTACCGTTATAGAGATTTGGTGGACATTGTGGTGGCTTCCAAGCTCGGTCTAAGACCGGACAGGCCCGTTCACCTCTTCGGCGCTGGCCACCCGATGATTTTCGCCTTGGCAGTTGCCATGGGCGTTGACCTATTCGACTCGGCGAGCTACGCTTTGTACGCTAAAGACGACCGCTATCTGACACCTGAGGGAACGAAAAGGCTCGAAGAGCTTGAGTACTTCCCCTGCTCCTGCCCGGTCTGCTCCCGCTACACTCCACAGGAGCTCCGTGAGATGCCGAAGGAGGAACGGACAAGGCTTTTGGCCATCCACAACCTCTGGGTAATACGCGAAGAACTCAACAGGGTCAAGCAGGCGATAAAGGAAGGGGAACTCTGGCGCCTCGTTGACGAGAGGGCAAGGAGCCACCCGAAGCTTTACTCCGCCTACAAGAGACTGCTCGAGTACAGGGACTACCTTGAGAGGAACGAGCCGGTAACCAAAGCGAGCGCCTTCTTCAAGGTTAGCGAGGAAGCGATGAGATGGCCCATCGTTTACCGCGCCAAGACGAGGGCCGAGCGCATTGCCAGAAAGTTCCCCGAGAAGGTAAAACACCCGATATTCGGCGAGATTCCAAAGTACCTGAGTTTGAGCTACCCCTTCGCCCAGAGCGAGGGCGAGGAGGACTTCCCGATAGAGAAGCCGAGGAAAGGGGAAGCGAGGAAGTACGTCATGGCGGTGGCGGAGTATCAGTTCGGCGAAGGGGCGGGCGAGGCTTTCAGAGATGCGTTCGTCGAGCTTTCCCGGAAGACAGGAATGCCGAGGCAGGTAAAGGCGAAGGGCAAGCACCTTGCGACCTTTAGAGCGGAGGACGGTCTGTTAACGCTCGGCATCGAAGGGGCAAAGAGACTCCACGCGCTCCTGCCGTTCCCGAGGATGCGTGTCGTTGTCAACGAAGATGCCGAACCCTTCGCGAAGCGCGGAAAAAACGTCTTCGCAAAGTTCGTGGTCGATGCCGACCCCTCAATCAGGCCCTACGACGAGGTTCTGGTGGTGAATGAAAAAGACGAGCTCCTCGCGACCGGACAGACCCTCCTGAACGGCGAGGAGTTGAAGGTCTTCCAGAGCGGGCTGGCCGTAAAGGTCAGGAGGGGCGTTGGTTAA
- a CDS encoding glycosyltransferase family 2 protein — translation MNFLRLALAIILLWDGYFFFNYIISLFRNYRIKEWMPGVSIIIPAYNEGERVLRALRSALAQDYPDFEVIFVDDGSEDNTFEVASSMKNPRLKVYRKEHGGKAKAMNFGLSRASGEIIVTTDADSYLEPTAVRELVRRFYSDEVLAVGGQVRVMGDSFLERAQDAEHLRIAMFRRAKELEDLSLAPGPVSAFRRNALWRIGGFVEDIVEDYATTKAIKRLGKVVYAPRARVWTEMPKNLSVLWRQRKRWFLGDLKNLGGGFTKDWGFLLLGDFIALLDVLVPVLLLATGNFGLFALWWGFEVVTMLLPTLVEGGKLSNALLFPLIVWFWALFYLLLHVYGYTRLLTGRL, via the coding sequence ATGAACTTCCTTCGCCTTGCACTCGCCATTATCCTCCTCTGGGACGGCTACTTTTTCTTCAATTACATAATTAGCCTTTTCAGGAATTACAGAATTAAGGAATGGATGCCGGGGGTTTCAATCATAATCCCGGCCTACAACGAGGGGGAGAGGGTTCTTAGAGCCCTACGCTCGGCGCTCGCTCAGGATTACCCCGATTTTGAAGTCATCTTTGTTGATGACGGCAGTGAGGACAACACGTTTGAAGTTGCCTCGTCCATGAAGAACCCTCGTCTGAAGGTCTACCGGAAGGAGCACGGGGGCAAAGCCAAAGCCATGAACTTCGGCCTTTCCAGGGCCTCTGGCGAAATAATAGTGACGACCGACGCCGACAGCTACCTCGAACCGACCGCGGTTAGAGAACTCGTGAGGCGCTTCTACTCCGACGAAGTGCTCGCCGTTGGGGGACAGGTGAGGGTCATGGGGGATTCCTTCCTCGAGAGAGCGCAGGACGCGGAGCACCTTAGGATAGCGATGTTCCGCCGAGCTAAGGAGCTTGAAGATTTAAGCCTCGCCCCCGGCCCGGTTTCTGCCTTCCGCAGGAACGCCCTCTGGAGAATCGGAGGCTTCGTCGAAGACATCGTTGAGGACTACGCCACCACAAAGGCCATCAAGAGGCTCGGAAAGGTGGTCTACGCGCCAAGGGCGAGGGTCTGGACGGAGATGCCGAAGAACCTCTCAGTTCTCTGGCGCCAGAGGAAGCGCTGGTTCCTCGGCGACCTCAAGAACCTGGGCGGTGGCTTTACCAAGGACTGGGGGTTTCTCCTGCTCGGCGACTTCATAGCCCTCCTCGACGTTCTGGTTCCCGTTCTACTGCTCGCAACCGGCAATTTTGGCCTCTTTGCCCTCTGGTGGGGGTTTGAGGTTGTCACAATGCTCCTTCCAACGCTCGTTGAGGGCGGAAAGCTCTCCAACGCCCTTCTCTTCCCCTTAATCGTCTGGTTCTGGGCGCTCTTCTACCTCTTGCTCCACGTCTACGGCTACACCAGACTTCTCACTGGACGGTTGTGA
- a CDS encoding inorganic phosphate transporter, producing MLEVIAAAFFMAWAVGANDSAKAVGTAVGSGIVGFKRAVLIIAVFTTLGAVIGHSAVSGTITGLASGLSAGEVALALFSAASAVTIASLWGRPISTTQSIIGALIGSSLALGLPVDWWTIGKIVSAWFFSPVFASLLAIAIYKLYKPFLRRIKCLKNLEITQKWLVFLASAFSAFNLGTNEVSNVIGLAKAGGMSNPNAFLALVMAFGTLTFSYEVMMTIGKDIAPLGPTSAFSSQFGASIAVSTANLFGLPVSSGQAIVGAISGLSAYKGERVNKKLLVDIVKSWVRAPLFAGILAFLLIKLFSAGVCPS from the coding sequence ATGCTGGAGGTCATCGCAGCGGCGTTCTTCATGGCATGGGCCGTCGGAGCGAACGACAGCGCAAAGGCGGTTGGCACAGCGGTCGGTTCGGGAATAGTGGGCTTCAAACGGGCTGTTCTGATAATAGCAGTTTTCACCACGTTAGGTGCAGTTATCGGTCACTCTGCCGTTTCAGGGACGATAACTGGACTGGCGAGCGGTTTATCAGCTGGGGAAGTCGCTTTGGCGCTCTTCAGCGCGGCATCTGCGGTTACAATCGCGAGCCTGTGGGGACGGCCAATTTCGACGACCCAGTCCATAATCGGTGCGCTCATAGGTTCCTCCCTCGCCCTTGGTCTCCCAGTCGACTGGTGGACAATCGGCAAAATCGTCTCGGCGTGGTTTTTCTCGCCTGTCTTCGCATCTCTCCTTGCTATAGCAATATACAAGCTCTACAAGCCATTCCTCCGGAGGATAAAGTGCCTCAAGAACCTTGAAATTACTCAAAAGTGGCTAGTCTTTCTCGCCTCGGCCTTTTCGGCCTTCAACCTCGGCACGAACGAGGTCTCGAACGTCATCGGACTCGCAAAGGCCGGCGGAATGTCCAATCCGAACGCTTTCCTCGCCCTTGTGATGGCCTTTGGAACGCTCACCTTCAGCTACGAGGTCATGATGACGATAGGAAAGGACATAGCACCCCTCGGACCGACCTCGGCATTCTCGAGTCAGTTCGGGGCCTCGATAGCGGTCAGCACTGCGAACCTCTTCGGTCTGCCCGTCAGCTCGGGCCAGGCGATAGTCGGAGCGATAAGCGGGCTGAGCGCCTACAAGGGCGAGCGCGTTAACAAAAAGCTCCTCGTGGACATCGTGAAGAGCTGGGTTCGCGCGCCACTCTTCGCCGGAATCCTCGCGTTCCTGCTCATCAAGCTCTTCTCGGCAGGGGTCTGTCCGTCGTGA